GAGGAAGGAATCTCTCCTCGGCCGGAAGCGACGACGCGGGTCAAGTATCTCCTTGGCGTGTACGAAACTCAGATCGGCATTTACGACGAGATTCTAGACAAAACCAAGGTCGGACCCGGGTTGTTGCATCGGGCGCTGGGCGCCCCAAGTTGGCTGGTTCTGGGAGGAGAACACCGCACACGCTACGAAGGACTGGACGGCTCATGGCGGACGAACGACCCGAACGGCGGTCAGGCACTCTCTCTGCGGACCAGACTGCAGGTCGGCATCCAGAAAATCTTTGATCCTCTGCGGCTCCTGATTGAAATCCAGGATTCACGCCTGCCGCTAAGCTCAACAGGCGCCTACGCGAATACCAACAACGCCAACCATTTCGATATTCAGCAGCTTCACGCGGACCTCTACACTAACAACCTCTTCGGCATCGGTCTTCCTTCGGTTCTCAAGGTCGGGCGGATCAACATGGACCTCGGACGAGGGCGGTGGGTGGCCCGCAATCAGTTCCGCAATGCGACGAACGCCTTTGACGGCGTGGAGTGGCAATTGGGCGGCGAGCGGCGGTGGCAACTCCGTTCGTTTCTCGTCCGACCGGTCCGGCGATTCATGCAGCGGCTCGATCCCTGGCTGGCAACCGAAAACGGCACGTTCTGGGGCCTCTATCTCGAGTCGCGAACCCTTCCATGGTTCGAGACAACCTTCCACTACTTCGGACATGCTGACGAGGGGCCGGGACGCGATTTCAACATGGTGGGGGGACGGATCCGAAAACCACCGGCGGTCGGCTCATTCGACTATGAGATCGAGTCGTCCTTTCAATTCGGGAACATCAATCAACAAACCAGATTCGCCCAGTTCTACCACGGTGAGTTGGGCTACACGTTCGATTTCCCTTGGAGGCCTCAGGCGCTGGTCAAGTTCGACTATGCCGGCAACGGGTTCGACATCTTGTATGGACGACGGTCTTTTGAGCTGACTCCGACGGGAATTTTTGGACCATTCCAGCGCAGCAACATGACCTCTCCAGGCGCGAGACTTCTCGTCAAACCGTTCGACCGGGGCTACGTCTTTCTTCAATACCGGGCCTGGTGGCTGGTCGATAGTGCGGGATCCTGGGTGGGGACGGGACTGCGCGATTCGACCGGCCGTTCAGGAACCTTTGTCGGGCACACATTTGAAGTGCGCGCCCGCTGGGGACTGAACGAACAGACGTACCTCCAAGCGGGCTACACCCATTTCGCGTTCGGCCCATTCGCCGAACGTGCGCCTGGCAGTCCGGTCACCCGAGACGCTCATTACGGATACATATGGACTGAGTTCATGTTCTAATCGGCGAACGGGCCGTTTACCATTCCATGCTGCTTCTTCGGACATGCCGGACGCCACGAAGCACGTGCTTCGTGGCGCGCTCCGTCGTTTTCGCCACCTTCCTCCTTGCCACTTTTGCCATCGCCCCGTCCCAGGCGTCGGCGGCACAGGATGACCCGAGTGAGGCCATCAGAAGGTTGGAGCGACAACATGAAACGATTAGAGGGGAACTGGTCTCTCCGGGGGAGGAACAGGAACAGGAGCATGACTCGCCCGATCAACAGAAGAGCCCTCGCGAGAAGGCGCTCGACCGAATCAAACGGCTCGAGGAACGCACGAAAGAGCGAGTCGGCCCCCCTCCTGAAGAGCCGGCCGTCGAACAACACCTTCCGACCGTTCCACGGGAACGAACTCAGTTTCTTCTGAATCTGTTCGGCGCCATCGCCCGCATCTACGACGAGATCCTCGTCCAGACGGGAAGGGTGGGACAGTATTACGATGATCTCTTGGATACAGCCGTCGCCGCCCCACGCCTGTTGCACCGTCTGTTGAACCAGCCGGAAGGATTTCGGTTCGGCGGC
This sequence is a window from Candidatus Nitrospira inopinata. Protein-coding genes within it:
- a CDS encoding alginate export family protein gives rise to the protein MSIARLSSLGPCFSKAGLLAGLILACPWDGPSPVAGQSLSDPPTEDTTIEQPVQRTDEVIRRLEQEEPGRVEDAQPIAPLPRQKQKAKDQLHRLEEQRAREREMERETQGPKERAREQVREFEQLAPPDEPQPAPSVLDRLFGDWFKTAGASSEEGISPRPEATTRVKYLLGVYETQIGIYDEILDKTKVGPGLLHRALGAPSWLVLGGEHRTRYEGLDGSWRTNDPNGGQALSLRTRLQVGIQKIFDPLRLLIEIQDSRLPLSSTGAYANTNNANHFDIQQLHADLYTNNLFGIGLPSVLKVGRINMDLGRGRWVARNQFRNATNAFDGVEWQLGGERRWQLRSFLVRPVRRFMQRLDPWLATENGTFWGLYLESRTLPWFETTFHYFGHADEGPGRDFNMVGGRIRKPPAVGSFDYEIESSFQFGNINQQTRFAQFYHGELGYTFDFPWRPQALVKFDYAGNGFDILYGRRSFELTPTGIFGPFQRSNMTSPGARLLVKPFDRGYVFLQYRAWWLVDSAGSWVGTGLRDSTGRSGTFVGHTFEVRARWGLNEQTYLQAGYTHFAFGPFAERAPGSPVTRDAHYGYIWTEFMF